The following DNA comes from Streptococcus pasteurianus.
GTCGTGTGACAAAAGGTCAAAAAATGGTCGTCGTTGAAGACCTTATTTCAACTGGTGGCTCTGTACTAGAAGCTGTTGCAGCAGCAGAACGTGAAGGTGCTGATGTCATCGGAGTTGTGGCTATCTTTACTTATGAATTGCCTAAAGCAACTGAAAACTTTGAAAAAGCAGGTGTTAAATTGGTGACACTTTCTAACTATACTGAATTAATCAAAGTTGCTAAGGTGCAAGGTTATATCACAGCTGACGACCTTCAATTACTACATAAATTTAAAGAAAATCAAGAAACTTGGCGTGATTAATCAAGTTTAGTATTTGGCTACTAAAGTAAAATTGCTTTAGTGGCTTTCTTGGTTTAAAGGATGAAAGGAGTAAAAAAGATGAAACTTTCTTGTACATTTGAAGATAATATTTTGCCAGACGTTTATGCTAAGAAAGCAAAGGTACAAGTAAAGGGAAATGCAGTGGTTTCTTTTCCGTTTACGATTGAAGATGTTCCTGAAAAAACGAAAAGTTTTGCATGGACATTTGTTGATTATGATTCTATTCCTGTCTGCGGTTTTGCTTATATTCATTGGGTTGTTGCCAATGTTTCAGCTGATGTAACAGTGATTTCAGAAGATTTTTCACGTCTAGACAATAAGCATGCACATGGCAAGAATAGCTTAGTTAGTAAATTACTAAATGAGGATTACTCAGACATTGACGAAGGGTATATGGGACCATATCCACCTGATAAAGACCATATCTATACCCTTACAGTTTATGCACTAGAGTGTGAATTACCATTGGCAAATGGTTTCTACATGAATGAGCTATTGCATGCTATGGAAGGACATGTGTTAGCAAAAGAAAAACTAGATTTAGTAGGGAAATACTAAGACAAAAGGAGTAAACATGCAACATTCAACTTGGCATGAGTTAATCAAAAAAGAATTGCCAGAGCATTATTTTGGCAAGATAAATCAATTTATGGATTATGTTTATCAGCAGGAGTTGATTTACCCACCACGTGAGAAAGTTTTTAATGCCATTCAGACCACTCCGCTAGAGGACGTTAAGGTGGTGATTATTGGTCAAGATCCTTATCATGGACCTAATCAGGCACAGGGATTGTCATTTTCTGTCCCAGAGAATATTCCTGCGCCACCGTCTCTTCAAAATATTCTTAAAGAATTATCAGATGATTTAGGGCAACGAGACCATCATGATTTGACACCATGGGCACAGCAAGGGGTGTTGCTTCTAAATGCGTGTTTGACGGTTCCTGCAGGACGTGCTAATGGTCATGCAGGACAGATTTGGGAGCCTTTTACAGATGCTATCATTAAAGTAGTCAATCAAAAGGAAACGCCAGTTGTCTTTATTCTTTGGGGTGGATATGCTCGTAAGAAAAAGGCGTTGATTACTAATCCAATTCATCATGTCATTGAAAGTGCACACCCAAGTCCACTTTCAGCATATCGTGGTTTCTTTGGTAGCCACCCTTTTTCGCGAGCAAATGCTTATTTAACTCAAGACGGGCTTGAAGCAATCGATTGGTTAAAATAATAGGAAAAACAGATGATTTATTTTTTAGCAAGTAATCCCATCATTTATGAAAAAAGACGTCTTAATCCCGCAAATGCTTTTGTTAATCTTTTGAAAGAACACCTGCCTAGCAAGTTTAGCGCTCTTTTTGTATGTTCGGATCCGAACGATAACACGTTTACAGATCAATATGCTGCTGATGTAAAAACGGCTTTTGAAGCCGAAGGCATGACATTTGAAAAATGTGCGGTGCTGGATAATCGAACGGCAAATCAGGCTTCCAGCTTGGTAGCTGAGGCGGACTTGATTTTCTTAGCGGGTGGGCATGTGCCTACACAGAATGCTTTTCTGAATTCAGTTGGTATGCGTGAACTGCTGCAAAGCAGCGATAAACTTGTCATCGGCTCAAGTGCAGGTTCTATGAATGCGGCGGAGCTTGTTTATGCACAACCAGAAGAAGCAGGCGAAGCGATTTCAAAAGATTATCAGCGTTTTTTAGATGGTCTTGGAATTACCCAAGTCCAGTTAATTCCACACTATCAAGAAACAAAGCATCACATACTTGATGGGCTTCGTGTTTTCGAAGATATTACCTATCCAGATAGTAATGGTCGCTGTTTTTATGCCATTTGTGACGGTAGTTTTCTGTATGGGAATGGAACTGTTGAAACGATTTACGGTGAAGCTTACCGTATCAAAAATGTCGCATTGTCGCAGATAAATGCTGAAAATGAAACTTATCAATTTAGAAAGTGAGTTTAGTATGTTATTAATTAAAAATGGTCGTGTTGTTGATCCAAAATCTGGTTTTGATCAGGTTGTAGATGTTCTTGTTGACGGCAAAAAAATTATTAAAATTGCTGATTCGATTGAAGAAGCTAGCGCTGAAATCATTGATGCGACAGGGCTTGTTGTAGCACCTGGTTTGGTTGATATTCATGTGCATTTTCGTGAACCAGGGCAAACACACAAAGAGGATATTCACACAGGTGCTCTTGCAGCTGCAGCTGGTGGTTTCACTTCTGTTGTTATGATGGCAAATACCAATCCAACGATTTCAGATGTAAAAACGCTAAAAGAGGTTTTAGCGAGTGCTGCTAAGGAAGATGTGCATGTTTACACAAATGCAACTGTAACGAAAAACTTTGACGGTCAACACTTGACTGATTTTAAAGCTCTTCTTGAAAATGGTGCACTCAGTTTTTCAGATGACGGTATTCCGCTTCAAAGCACGAAAGTATTGAAAGAAGCGCTAGATTTGGCGAAAGCGAACAATACTTTTGTTGCCGTTCACGAAGAAGACCCTGAATTGAATGGTATTCTTGGATTTAATGAGCAGATCGCACGTGATAAATTCCATTTTTGTGGGGCAACAGGTGTGGCAGAATACAGCATGATTGCGCGTGATGTCATGATTGCTTACGACCGTGGCGCGCATTTGCATATCCAACATTTATCAAAAGCAGAATCTGTTAAGGTGGTCGAATTCGCTCAACAACTTGGTGCTAATGTTACTGCTGAAGCAGCGCCACAACATTTCTCAAAAACAGAAGACTTGCTGTTAATTAAGGGCTCTGCAGCTAAGATGAATCCACCACTTCGTACCGAAAAAGACCGTTTAGCTGTTATCGAAGGTTTGAAATCTGGTGTCATTTCAGTGATTGCTACTGACCATGCACCACATCACGCAGATGAGAAAAATGTTGATGACATCACAAAAGCCCCATCAGGTATGACAGGACTTGAAACATCATTGTCACTTGGTTTGACGAATTTAGTAGCGACAGGTGATTTAACTTTGTCTGAATTATTGGCTAAAATGACGATTAATCCGTCATCAATGTACGATTTCGATGCAGGGTATTTGGCGGAAAATGGTCCTGCGGATATCGTTATTTTCGCAGATAAGGAAGAACGTATTGTATCGGACCATTTTGCTTCGAAAGCATCAAATTCACCATTTATCGGTGAAAAATTACAAGGTGTTGTTAAATATACCATCTGTGACGGTAAAATTGTTTATCAAGCGTCATAAAAAAAGCGGACTAGTTTTTCTAGTCCACTTTTTGTTTGCTTAAATTTAATCCCCAAGGAACAAGGTTTTCTTCATGTTTTCGAATGCGTGTGATATTGTCTTTGTGTCTAATAATGATAATACTTGCGATTAACACGATGATTAGCGTAAAGAGCAAATCGTAGTGTGGTAATAAAAAACCAAATGCTGGAAAGATAAGGACACTAACAACAGCCACAGCAGCGGCGACAACACTTGATAAGGAAATCATGCTAAAGAGATACAATGTTCCAACAAATATAATCCATAAATAAAGTAGGAACATTGGCGCAAATCCCAAAAGCACACCAGCACTAGTCGCCACAGCTTTACCACCTTTAAATTTGGCAAAAATCGGAAACGTATGTCCGATAATAGCAAAAAGTCCGATCAATATCGGAGATACTGCCGTAACACCGAGAATATGCGGAAGTAATGTGGCTACCGTTCCTTTTAACATATCAATGATAAACGTCACCGTACCAGCTTTTGGTCCTAGGACACGAAAAGTATTAGTTGTTCCTGTATTACCACTGCCGTGTTCTCTTAAATTGACATGGTAAAAGAATTTTCCAATCCATAATCCTGTTGGAATAGATCCTAATAAATATGCAATCACAATCAAAACTAAAATTTTCATGTTTTCATTATATCATATTCAAGTTGGGATAGAAGAAAAATTTGAAAAATAAATAACTTGATTATTCAAAGTAAAACAATGGTAGCGTTTTAAAAATTTACAGTAAAATGAGTGAAAAAAGGCAAAATGACGTGCAAAATCGTCAGAATTTTTGATTTTTTTTTGCAAAAATCAGAAAAAACTTGTAATATAAAAAAGATGAACTATTTGGAGGTCACTTTTGGCTAAAAAAGAAATTAATGTAAATAATTATAATGACGATGCGATTCAGGTCTTGGAAGGATTGGATGCTGTTCGTAAACGTCCAGGGATGTATATCGGTTCTACAGATGCGACTGGTCTTCATCATTTAGTTTGGGAAATTGTCGATAATGCTGTCGATGAGGCGCTTTCTGGTTTTGGTAATCAGATTGACGTGATTATCAATTCTGATGGTAGTGTGACAGTTAGTGACCAAGGACGTGGAATGCCAACTGGTAAGCACGCTATGGGGATCCCAACAGTTGAGGTTATCTTTACCGTTCTCCACGCAGGTGGTAAATTCGGTCAAGGTGGCTATAAGACATCTGGTGGTCTGCATGGAGTAGGTTCTTCGGTTGTTAATGCGCTTTCTAGCTGGCTTGAAGTTGAAATCACACGTGACGGTGCCGTTTACAAGCAACGTTTTGAAAATGGTGGGAAACCAGTTACTACGCTTAAAAAAATCGGTACAGCACCAAAATCAAAATCAGGGACAAAAGTCACTTTTATGCCTGATGACACAATTTTCTCGACAATTGATTTTAAGTTTAATACGATTGCTGAGCGCTTGAAAGAATCTGCTTTCTTGCTTAAGGATGTGACATTGACTTTGACAGATAATCGTCCAGAAGAAGCAGAACATTTGGAATTTCATTATGAAAATGGGGTTCAAGATTTTGTTGAATACCTCAATGAAGACAAGGAAACGTTGACACCAGTTATTTCAGTTACAGGTGAAGACCAAAATTTCCAAGTTGAAGTCGCTCTCCAATATAACGACGGTTTTTCTGATAATATCCTTTCTTTTGTTAACAATGTTCGTACAAAAGACGGTGGTACGCATGAAACTGGTCTGAAATCAGCTATTACTAAGGCAATGAATGATTATGCTCGTAAGTCTGGTTTGCTGAAAGAAAAAGATAAGAATTTAGAAGGTTCTGATTACCGTGAAGGCTTGTCAGCGGTGCTTTCAATTCTTGTGCCAGAAGAACATTTACAATTTGAAGGGCAAACCAAAGACAAACTCGGAAGCCCATTAGCACGTCCGATTGTTGACGGAATCGTTTCTGAAAAATTAACGTATTTTCTTTTAGAAAACGGCGAAATTGCTTCAAACCTTGTTCGCAAAGCAATTAAAGCGCGTGATGCCAGAG
Coding sequences within:
- a CDS encoding YbhB/YbcL family Raf kinase inhibitor-like protein — translated: MKLSCTFEDNILPDVYAKKAKVQVKGNAVVSFPFTIEDVPEKTKSFAWTFVDYDSIPVCGFAYIHWVVANVSADVTVISEDFSRLDNKHAHGKNSLVSKLLNEDYSDIDEGYMGPYPPDKDHIYTLTVYALECELPLANGFYMNELLHAMEGHVLAKEKLDLVGKY
- a CDS encoding uracil-DNA glycosylase, whose translation is MQHSTWHELIKKELPEHYFGKINQFMDYVYQQELIYPPREKVFNAIQTTPLEDVKVVIIGQDPYHGPNQAQGLSFSVPENIPAPPSLQNILKELSDDLGQRDHHDLTPWAQQGVLLLNACLTVPAGRANGHAGQIWEPFTDAIIKVVNQKETPVVFILWGGYARKKKALITNPIHHVIESAHPSPLSAYRGFFGSHPFSRANAYLTQDGLEAIDWLK
- a CDS encoding Type 1 glutamine amidotransferase-like domain-containing protein yields the protein MIYFLASNPIIYEKRRLNPANAFVNLLKEHLPSKFSALFVCSDPNDNTFTDQYAADVKTAFEAEGMTFEKCAVLDNRTANQASSLVAEADLIFLAGGHVPTQNAFLNSVGMRELLQSSDKLVIGSSAGSMNAAELVYAQPEEAGEAISKDYQRFLDGLGITQVQLIPHYQETKHHILDGLRVFEDITYPDSNGRCFYAICDGSFLYGNGTVETIYGEAYRIKNVALSQINAENETYQFRK
- a CDS encoding dihydroorotase, with product MLLIKNGRVVDPKSGFDQVVDVLVDGKKIIKIADSIEEASAEIIDATGLVVAPGLVDIHVHFREPGQTHKEDIHTGALAAAAGGFTSVVMMANTNPTISDVKTLKEVLASAAKEDVHVYTNATVTKNFDGQHLTDFKALLENGALSFSDDGIPLQSTKVLKEALDLAKANNTFVAVHEEDPELNGILGFNEQIARDKFHFCGATGVAEYSMIARDVMIAYDRGAHLHIQHLSKAESVKVVEFAQQLGANVTAEAAPQHFSKTEDLLLIKGSAAKMNPPLRTEKDRLAVIEGLKSGVISVIATDHAPHHADEKNVDDITKAPSGMTGLETSLSLGLTNLVATGDLTLSELLAKMTINPSSMYDFDAGYLAENGPADIVIFADKEERIVSDHFASKASNSPFIGEKLQGVVKYTICDGKIVYQAS
- the plsY gene encoding glycerol-3-phosphate 1-O-acyltransferase PlsY; protein product: MKILVLIVIAYLLGSIPTGLWIGKFFYHVNLREHGSGNTGTTNTFRVLGPKAGTVTFIIDMLKGTVATLLPHILGVTAVSPILIGLFAIIGHTFPIFAKFKGGKAVATSAGVLLGFAPMFLLYLWIIFVGTLYLFSMISLSSVVAAAVAVVSVLIFPAFGFLLPHYDLLFTLIIVLIASIIIIRHKDNITRIRKHEENLVPWGLNLSKQKVD
- the parE gene encoding DNA topoisomerase IV subunit B; protein product: MAKKEINVNNYNDDAIQVLEGLDAVRKRPGMYIGSTDATGLHHLVWEIVDNAVDEALSGFGNQIDVIINSDGSVTVSDQGRGMPTGKHAMGIPTVEVIFTVLHAGGKFGQGGYKTSGGLHGVGSSVVNALSSWLEVEITRDGAVYKQRFENGGKPVTTLKKIGTAPKSKSGTKVTFMPDDTIFSTIDFKFNTIAERLKESAFLLKDVTLTLTDNRPEEAEHLEFHYENGVQDFVEYLNEDKETLTPVISVTGEDQNFQVEVALQYNDGFSDNILSFVNNVRTKDGGTHETGLKSAITKAMNDYARKSGLLKEKDKNLEGSDYREGLSAVLSILVPEEHLQFEGQTKDKLGSPLARPIVDGIVSEKLTYFLLENGEIASNLVRKAIKARDAREAARKARDESRNGKKNKKDKGLLSGKLTPAQSKNPKKNELYLVEGDSAGGSAKQGRDRKFQAILPLRGKVLNTAKAKMSDIVKNEEINTMIYTIGAGVGAEFNVENSNYDKIIIMTDADTDGAHIQTLLLTFFYRYMRPLVETGHVYIALPPLYKMSKGKGRKEQVEYAWTDGELEELRQKFGKGAQLQRYKGLGEMNADQLWETTMNPETRTLIRVTIEDLARAERRVNVLMGDKVEPRRKWIEDNVKFTLEENTVF